In a single window of the Olivibacter sp. SDN3 genome:
- a CDS encoding RteC domain-containing protein, producing the protein MDKFYKKTLYELETAINELEIGADCSIQRIEAVIHLILECLSDVKEYVLKRGFKNADEEIRFFKYQKPTIVAKLIYYNTIYKIETKKPYGAKPIRKYLNKELKKLKRFFDNNLDFYKYYRSNNSFLDESFFVRGKHDIKLWLDTYYFQSDHTFSTSHDYKVAKIIANDLIQVYIEDLLYNKFQKDKSKTQKKLKWTGSKVALIELIYSLHYQGVFDNGNNDIREVAQYFESAFDIDLGNFYQTYLELRNRKMNRTKFLDALREELLRRMDEQDEK; encoded by the coding sequence ATGGATAAATTTTATAAGAAAACGCTGTATGAACTCGAAACAGCAATCAACGAATTGGAGATTGGAGCCGATTGCTCCATACAACGGATAGAAGCTGTTATACACCTTATTCTCGAATGCCTGTCCGATGTAAAAGAGTATGTTCTGAAACGAGGGTTTAAGAATGCTGATGAAGAAATCCGCTTTTTCAAATATCAGAAACCCACCATTGTTGCCAAACTCATTTACTACAATACCATATACAAAATCGAGACAAAGAAACCCTATGGAGCAAAGCCTATAAGGAAATACCTCAACAAAGAACTGAAAAAACTAAAAAGGTTCTTTGACAACAACCTCGATTTTTATAAGTATTACCGTAGCAATAATTCTTTTCTTGACGAAAGTTTTTTTGTTCGGGGCAAGCATGATATAAAGCTGTGGTTGGACACTTATTATTTTCAGTCCGACCATACTTTTTCTACCTCGCATGATTACAAGGTCGCCAAGATAATAGCCAACGATTTGATACAGGTCTACATCGAAGACCTGTTGTATAACAAATTCCAAAAAGACAAATCGAAAACCCAAAAGAAGCTGAAATGGACAGGTAGTAAAGTAGCCTTGATAGAATTGATTTATTCCCTACACTATCAAGGTGTGTTTGACAACGGGAACAACGACATAAGAGAAGTCGCCCAATATTTTGAAAGTGCCTTTGACATTGATTTAGGCAATTTTTATCAAACCTATTTGGAGTTGAGAAACCGGAAGATGAACCGTACAAAATTCCTTGATGCGCTTCGGGAAGAACTTCTACGGAGAATGGACGAGCAGGACGAAAAGTAG
- a CDS encoding IS3 family transposase — translation MKRYRIRTRYLKKGHSHLLQGRRSIYRFIKENREVYSVEKMCEVLNVSSSCFYRWLVWPESPREQRSKALVDKIQQVHSDSKYIYGSPRITAELHKKGEMVSRSYVARLMKKHGIRSKVKKKYRVTTDSSHSYRIAENLLQRDFSADSLSQKWVSDITYIHTGKGWLYLTTVIDLADRKVIGWSLSTDMTTKNTSVQAIKMAIRNRGIKDGLIFHSDRGIQYACDEFRRVIVKNKILQSMSRKANCWDNAVAESFFKTLKAEMIYHRKFIDQQSAKLEIFGYIEGFYNTKRTHSALGYKTPKQIEEMLLEKEKMAA, via the coding sequence ATTAAGAGATACAGAATTAGAACGCGATATCTTAAAAAAGGCCATAGCCATCTTCTCCAGGGGAGACGGTCCATATACCGGTTCATAAAGGAGAACCGAGAAGTATATTCCGTAGAGAAGATGTGCGAAGTATTGAACGTTAGCAGCAGTTGTTTTTACCGTTGGCTGGTTTGGCCCGAATCCCCCAGGGAACAACGCAGTAAAGCACTTGTGGATAAAATACAGCAGGTACACAGTGACAGTAAGTATATCTATGGCAGCCCACGGATAACCGCAGAGCTGCACAAAAAAGGTGAAATGGTATCAAGAAGCTACGTAGCAAGATTGATGAAGAAACATGGGATACGAAGTAAGGTTAAGAAAAAATATAGGGTGACCACAGATTCGAGCCATAGTTATAGGATAGCTGAAAATCTCCTCCAAAGAGATTTTTCAGCGGATTCCCTATCGCAAAAATGGGTTAGCGACATTACTTACATCCATACCGGCAAAGGGTGGCTTTATCTAACAACGGTTATCGATCTGGCGGACAGAAAAGTCATTGGATGGTCTTTAAGCACCGATATGACGACTAAAAACACTTCTGTACAAGCCATCAAAATGGCTATTAGAAACCGAGGTATCAAAGATGGTCTTATCTTCCATTCGGATAGAGGGATCCAATATGCCTGCGATGAATTCAGGAGGGTAATTGTAAAAAACAAGATACTTCAAAGCATGAGTAGGAAGGCCAATTGCTGGGACAATGCAGTAGCTGAGAGCTTTTTCAAGACACTAAAGGCTGAAATGATCTACCATAGAAAATTCATCGATCAGCAATCGGCTAAATTGGAGATCTTTGGATATATTGAAGGTTTTTATAATACCAAAAGAACACATTCTGCCCTGGGATATAAAACCCCTAAGCAGATCGAAGAGATGCTATTGGAAAAAGAGAAAATGGCAGCATAA
- a CDS encoding transposase produces MHRKFDDSFKIMAVDLSVVKGSVADVAKELDIDPSLLSKWRRNPRYNGNKVLPDNPKISPEEQELRILRKKLRDTELERDILKKAIAIFSRGDGPYTGS; encoded by the coding sequence ATGCATAGAAAATTTGATGATTCGTTTAAGATAATGGCGGTCGATTTGAGCGTTGTTAAGGGATCTGTAGCCGATGTAGCTAAGGAATTAGACATAGACCCCAGTTTACTGAGTAAATGGCGTAGAAATCCACGTTATAATGGGAATAAGGTTTTACCTGACAATCCCAAGATCAGTCCGGAGGAGCAGGAGTTAAGGATTTTACGCAAGAAATTAAGAGATACAGAATTAGAACGCGATATCTTAAAAAAGGCCATAGCCATCTTCTCCAGGGGAGACGGTCCATATACCGGTTCATAA
- a CDS encoding isoprenylcysteine carboxylmethyltransferase family protein has translation MVDFLRIVLPTYFIIYFGVAFVLKSVIVAKRIGRNPLVLPNDDSAYGLIGFYFKLTLMAMFLYVVIYALFPNWYEYYLPITQLDIPTIKYVGLTLLLISLVWAVIAQGNMKNSWRIGIDTNTKTELVTNGLFSISRNPIFFGMILSLVGLFLTTPNALTVVFLILGYVLIQIQIRLEEEFLTKEHGQKYIDYKQKVRRLI, from the coding sequence ATGGTAGATTTTTTGAGAATAGTATTGCCGACATACTTTATCATATACTTCGGAGTTGCTTTTGTTTTGAAATCGGTTATAGTTGCAAAACGAATAGGGCGAAATCCGCTTGTATTGCCCAATGACGACAGTGCCTACGGACTGATTGGGTTTTACTTCAAGCTGACGTTGATGGCAATGTTTCTTTATGTTGTCATTTATGCTTTATTTCCGAATTGGTACGAGTATTATTTACCAATTACGCAACTTGACATCCCTACAATAAAGTATGTTGGGCTTACCCTTTTATTAATTTCATTGGTTTGGGCTGTTATCGCACAAGGGAATATGAAAAATTCGTGGCGTATTGGTATTGACACGAATACAAAAACAGAATTGGTAACAAACGGGCTTTTTTCAATCTCACGAAATCCAATATTCTTCGGAATGATTTTAAGTTTAGTCGGGCTGTTTTTGACAACTCCAAACGCATTGACAGTCGTGTTTTTGATTTTAGGGTACGTTCTTATTCAAATCCAAATCCGACTTGAAGAAGAATTTTTAACCAAAGAACACGGACAAAAGTATATTGATTACAAACAGAAAGTAAGACGATTGATATGA